TCCATTCTCGCGACGGCCGCGCCCTGAAGCGCGATGCGCAATGGAAATCCCTTGAAGTTCTCCATCGGATAGGCGAAATCGTGCAGGTAGACGTCCACGGCGCCGTCTTTGCCGAAGCGGTATTCGCCTTTGGCATCGGGCGCGCTCTTCGTCTCCCTGTAACCGAGGCGGCGGAATTTCTCCGTCAGATCCTCGCGGCGGAGATTCATCCCGGCGTAGAGCAAATAGGTGTCCGAGTAAATTTTGGAAGGAAACTGCCACTTGCGGCCTTCGAACTTGGCCGTGACGGTGCCTTCGAGGCGTTTCACGTACCAGGCGCTGAAAACCGCAACGACGGCGATAAAGACGAGAGATGACAGAATGATGGTTTTACGCGACGGCAAACGGGTCTTCTTCAACTGAGTTTCCCCGGCGATGAATCAGCCTTGAGTGTAACGCCTTTCGAAAACAATAAAAAGAGGATCGAGTAAAACCGACTCGATCCTCTTTTCCGATTGAGCCACCTTTTCGATGGATATTTATTTTGACGGCTTGAGCGCGAGGAACAGCGTGTTCTCTCCGCGCCGCACCAGGAAGAGAACTCCCTTGCCCTTCTTGATCTCGCCCGCGGCCTTGCGGAAATCGGCCACCTTGCGGACGGCCTTCCGATCAACTTCCAAGATAATGTCCCCGCGGCGCAGCCCTGCGTCGTCCGCCGGGCTCCCCGGCTCCACCGCGGTGATCACCACGCCTTCGGCGCGCTCGAGGCCGAGGCTCTCGGCGACCTGCGGCGTCACTTGCTGAACCGTCAGGCCGAGCTCGCCTTTTTCCGCGGTGGAAGCGACCACTTCCTCGTCTTTCATTTCGCCGACGGGGATCGTCAGCGCGATCTCCTTTTTGTCCCGCACCAATTTCACGCGAACTTTTTTATCCACGGCGGTGCGGGCGACGACGATAGGAAGCTCGTTGGAGTCTTTGATTTCCTTCCCGTCGAACTCGGTGATGACGTCGCCGACTTTGATTCCCGCGGTTTCAGCCGGGCCGCCTTTAGTGACATCGGCCACCAGCGCCCCTCTGGGCCGGTCCATTCCGAGCGACTCGGCGATCTCTGGCGTAACCCTCTGGATGAGCACACCGAGATAGCCGCGGGTTACCTTCCCCTTGCCTTTGAGTTGCGGCAACAGCTCTTTTACCAGGTTGATGGGAATGGCGAAGCCGATCCCGATGTTGCCGCCGGACCGGCTGTAGATCGCCGAGTTGATGCCGACCACTTCGCCGCGGAGGTTGATCAGGGGCCCGCCGGAGTTTCCCGGGTTGATGGAGGCGTCGGTCTGAATGAAATTGTCGTAGGGACCGCCGATGTGCCGTCCCTTGGCGCTCACGATGCCGGAGGTCACAGTGTTGTCCAGGCCGAAAGGATTGCCGATCGCCATCACCCACTCGCCGACCTCGAGCCGGTCCGAATCTCCCAACGCGGCCACTTGAAAGTTGTCTTTGGCGTTGATCTTGATCACGGCGACGTCGGTCTTGGGATCCTTGCCGATCACCTTGGCTTCGAACTCCCTTTCGTCGGCCAGCTTCACGATGATTTTTTGCGCGTTGTCCACGACGTGATGGTTGGTGAGAATAGAGCCGTCCTTGTCGATAATAAAACCCGAGCCGAGACTCTTTTGCCGAAACGGGCCGCGCGGACCCGGCCCGCCGAAGAATCGCCGCCAAAAATCGCCGAACGGATCTTCTTCGCCGCCGCCGAATGGGCTTTCGAATCCCTGGCCGCCGCCTTGACTGACTTGAGTCGTCGAGACGTTGACCACGACTGGACTCAACTGCTTCGCCAGGGTGACGAAGTCGGGCAATCCCTGCGGCGTGACAATCGACCGGGCAGCCTCTGGGTTCGCGGTCCCGCCCCACAGATTGACCAGCCGCGTGCCGGCGAACCAATCCAGTCCTCCGCTCACCCCCAGTCCGGCCAACAAAGAAACCACCGCCACGATGAACAGCACCTTCACCCTTACCTGCCGGTTCCAGATCCTCTTCTCTTCCATCACAACTCCTATTTTTTCTTCTTCACCGCTTCCACGTAGCGCATCCGGAGATCATACAGCACGTCTTCCATGAGCTGCTGTTCTCCGGGATCGAGATTGCCGCGGGTTTTATCCTTGAGCACGCCGATGATATCGATCATCTGCTTGGCCACCGGCAAATTGCTTTCGACCTTGCCCGACGTCGGATCAGCGATCTCGCCTAAATGCATCAAAGCCTGCGTGCTCAAACTGATGACGAAGGTCGAGAAGTTGATTTCAGGCAGCTGGGCGTTGGCTTCGTCTTTCGATTGGTTTTGCGCTTCGCCCCGGATCTCGTCGTTCCGCGGCTCCTCGGCCTCCGATCGCCCCTCTGCCGTGGCAGCCGCTTCGCGCGGCTCTCCGGTTTCAGGCGAGAACCTGCGCCGGTCGGCTACCTTGAATCCCTTGCCTTCGCCTTTTTCTCCCTCTTCAGCCATGAAAGCCTCCTGTTAATTTTGGAGAAAAAAGAAACCGCCGGAACACGCCGCCGTCGGCGTCCGTTCGTCGCTTGCCGAACAGTTCTTAACGCGCCATGGCGCGGAGCCGCGCGATCCTCTCCTCGATCGGTGGGTGAGTGCTGAAGAGGCCGAGTAACGACCGGCCCGAAAGAGGATTCACGATAAACATATGGGCAGTCTCCGGGCGCGCTTCCATAGGGACGATTTCCTTGGCGCGCTCCAGCTTGGCCAACGCCGATGCCAGACCGAGAGGATTCCCCACGGTCTTGGCCCCGGTGGAGTCGGCCATGAACTCTCTCGAGCGGGAGATGGCCATTTGAATGATCATCGCCGCGATGGGCGCCACGATCGACATAAAAATCAGCCCGAGAATTCCGCCGCCGCCGTCTTCGTCCCGGTCCCTCGCGCCGCCAAAGATTGCCGCGAACCGCGCCATGTTCGCGAGCATCATGATGACGCCCGCGAGCGCGGCGGCGATGCTGCCGATCAGGATATCGCGGTTTTTTACGTGCGAGATCTCGTGCGCCAGCACGCCTTCCAACTCCTCGCGATTCATGATCTTTAGAATCCCCTCGGTGACGGCGACCACCGCATGCTCGGGATTTCTTCCCGTGGCGAAGGCGTTGGGAGACTCGTCCGGAATGATGTAGAGACGAGGCATCGGAATACCGGCGCGGAGCGCGATATCGTGGACGATTGCATGCAGTTCCGGCGCTTCGGCTTCGCTCGCCTCCCGCGCACGGTACATGGCGAGAACGATCTTATCGGAAAACCAGTAACTGCCGAAATTAAGGAGAAGCGAGAAGACAAACGCGATCATCATGCCTTGCGGGCCGCCGAAAAGCTGTCCGATCCAGAGGATGATTCCGGTCATCAGGCCCAAAAGCAGCGCTGTTTTTAGGGAGTTCGACATCTTGTTTTATTCTCCTGTATCGACCGCTTCCGCCGCAGCGACTCTGCGAGCACAGATGAACTGTAATGCCTGCATACCCCCTTGTCAAGAAGCGTGCCGCGCAGGTAAATTCGCGTTCTCGCGCGCAAAATTCCGAAGAAAACCGATGACGGCTTCCGGCGTCAATTGGGTCAGACATTTGCGGTGCGGGCAACTTTTCATCACCGGACCAGGGCAAGGAGAGCACTCGACGTTCCGGCTTACGACCGCCGCCCGGCGGCCCCGCGGCGCCCATTCTCCCGGATCCGTCGGCCCAAAAAGCGCGACCGCGTCGGCGCAGACGGCCGCGGCCAAATGCGTCAGGCCGCTGTCGTTTCCCAGATAGAGATCGGACAGTGAAAGCAGCGCGGCGATTTTTCCCAGCTCCAGATGGCGGGCGACGTTCGCTCCGCGCCAATCACGATCTTCAAACCATTCCTCTTCGGCCGGACCGAAGATCACGAAGCTTTCGCCCCCGCTCTCCCGCCACCATCTTTCGACCTCGCGGAAAAATTCTCCGGGCCAATTTTTTTCTCGCGCGCCGCTGCCCGGCGCCAGCGCGAGAATTTTTTTGCCCGCGAAGCCGCGCTCACTGAGCCAGTTCCGTCCCCAAAAGAGCGCCTCGCGCCGCAACGGTACGATCGGAATGAATTCGCCCGCCGGCTTTCCCCCCACGCAACCGAGGTAATAATCCGAGATATGGATGATGGAATCGACCGGCCGGAAAGGGAACAACTTTGCTCTACCGCCGGCAAGAACCTCGATACTCGTCGCGAAGTTCCGATCGCCGCTCCCCGTCCAGGAATAAAT
This sequence is a window from Candidatus Binatia bacterium. Protein-coding genes within it:
- a CDS encoding DegQ family serine endoprotease, which gives rise to MEEKRIWNRQVRVKVLFIVAVVSLLAGLGVSGGLDWFAGTRLVNLWGGTANPEAARSIVTPQGLPDFVTLAKQLSPVVVNVSTTQVSQGGGQGFESPFGGGEEDPFGDFWRRFFGGPGPRGPFRQKSLGSGFIIDKDGSILTNHHVVDNAQKIIVKLADEREFEAKVIGKDPKTDVAVIKINAKDNFQVAALGDSDRLEVGEWVMAIGNPFGLDNTVTSGIVSAKGRHIGGPYDNFIQTDASINPGNSGGPLINLRGEVVGINSAIYSRSGGNIGIGFAIPINLVKELLPQLKGKGKVTRGYLGVLIQRVTPEIAESLGMDRPRGALVADVTKGGPAETAGIKVGDVITEFDGKEIKDSNELPIVVARTAVDKKVRVKLVRDKKEIALTIPVGEMKDEEVVASTAEKGELGLTVQQVTPQVAESLGLERAEGVVITAVEPGSPADDAGLRRGDIILEVDRKAVRKVADFRKAAGEIKKGKGVLFLVRRGENTLFLALKPSK
- a CDS encoding DUF1844 domain-containing protein; this translates as MAEEGEKGEGKGFKVADRRRFSPETGEPREAAATAEGRSEAEEPRNDEIRGEAQNQSKDEANAQLPEINFSTFVISLSTQALMHLGEIADPTSGKVESNLPVAKQMIDIIGVLKDKTRGNLDPGEQQLMEDVLYDLRMRYVEAVKKKK
- the htpX gene encoding zinc metalloprotease HtpX, encoding MSNSLKTALLLGLMTGIILWIGQLFGGPQGMMIAFVFSLLLNFGSYWFSDKIVLAMYRAREASEAEAPELHAIVHDIALRAGIPMPRLYIIPDESPNAFATGRNPEHAVVAVTEGILKIMNREELEGVLAHEISHVKNRDILIGSIAAALAGVIMMLANMARFAAIFGGARDRDEDGGGGILGLIFMSIVAPIAAMIIQMAISRSREFMADSTGAKTVGNPLGLASALAKLERAKEIVPMEARPETAHMFIVNPLSGRSLLGLFSTHPPIEERIARLRAMAR
- a CDS encoding glycosyltransferase family 9 protein, with the translated sequence MEKILVLFPGALGDFICFLPALEFLARNRSVDLFARAEYADLLPPVIHVSSVERREISRLFVGSAGRDEALRRFFDSYQSIYSWTGSGDRNFATSIEVLAGGRAKLFPFRPVDSIIHISDYYLGCVGGKPAGEFIPIVPLRREALFWGRNWLSERGFAGKKILALAPGSGAREKNWPGEFFREVERWWRESGGESFVIFGPAEEEWFEDRDWRGANVARHLELGKIAALLSLSDLYLGNDSGLTHLAAAVCADAVALFGPTDPGEWAPRGRRAAVVSRNVECSPCPGPVMKSCPHRKCLTQLTPEAVIGFLRNFARENANLPARHAS